Within Vicia villosa cultivar HV-30 ecotype Madison, WI linkage group LG1, Vvil1.0, whole genome shotgun sequence, the genomic segment tattatattttttccttatataaaaataatatcatttataaaaatatttgaattaatcataaattttttttccgtattttaatttatttgtattaCATGTTTGATTATTTGCACGATTTTTGTTATATTTAGAAGATTAAACATATTTTAACACTatcatataatattattaaatcaaaaatttaaattaactaGTCAATACTCAATATagttaataaattatataaaataatatcataATAGTATTTAATATAGCTTAGTGAGTTGCTTTTATTTAAGAAGGACTGTGAGAACTAATTAAAAAATGTCTATTAAACAATTGAACAGTggagtctatatatatatatatatatatatatatatatatatatatatatatatatatatatatatatatatatatatatatatatatatatatatatatatatatatattgtttatatatatatatatatatatatatatatatatatatatatatatatatatatatatatatatatatatatatatatatatataaacactatatatatatatatatatatatatatatatatatatatatatatatatatatatatatatataaacactatatatatatatatatatatagtgtttatatatatatatatatatatatatatatatatatatatatatatatatatatatatatatatatatatataacttaaaaTTGTGTTTATGTTTTCTAGCTCTCAACTTAATattgttttaaattcaaataaatcatattTCCTTATCTTATAGGATACATATCATGCATGTAAACTAATTTaacataaacacaaacacaacagattaaaaaataaaaactaacagcCTGGAAAAAAAAGTTGTTTAGCCTTAGCATTTAGCAAAAGACATATGTCTGCAAGATAGAAAAACTATAACAAATAATCTCTCAAGCATACTCATTTGGTGCAAGCaatataaaaatcaaacaaacttcTAATCGTGAATGAGTATATCAACAAACCGAGCTGAAAATGGTTGATGTGTTTCAATATGGCAAATATCGTTGGTGATTTTGGAGCAATTATTGAAAAaggtaattataatttaacaCAGATGtagtattaataatattattgattGTAAATTGTAAATAACAAAATGCATCCATCATACATCATGGGCAAGGAGTCAAAAACAAACTAAACATAATTATTCATAGGAAAGACACAAATTTAAGGAAACCATAAATCCTTATTATCTAAATTAAGTCTAAGCAATGATCTCATTCAGAGATTTGGCCCCAAGTTTTGCATTCTGTAGCTCcctaatttctttttcttctttaccCATTTTCTTCATCCTAGCCATCTCAAGATCCTTGCTCATCTTCCTCCTATACATTTCAGCAAAAGTGATTGGTTCTTCCATCACAGATTTCTCTCCTTCTCTAATCTTCAAAGGATATACAGTTGCATCTGGTGCTGGATTTTGGAATGTTGCTACCGATAAACGACTATAGTTTGAATTCACAACTGCTTGATGATCCGCGTTTTTGAACCGTCCATTACTCAGATACTGCATGCGTGTGCAAATTATACAAATCATGAAAATAAGCACCgtgcaataaaataaaatatagtatACACATGATTGAAAAAAAAGTGTACTCACATGACCGTGATCTCCAATATTGACAACAAAGGCACCTTCAACTGGCTTAACAGTGATCCACGTCTTACCATCATCTCTAGTAGCTTGAAGACCACCAACTTGATCTTGAAGCAACAGAGTGATGGTACCAGGGTCAGTGTGTCTTTTCAGCCCAAGAGTAAGATCAGGTTGAGGACATTTTGGGTAATAATTCACAACAACCTTTTGATCCATATCAACACATGCTTTTGTTAAAGCTTCTTTCTCTAACCCCATAGCTTCTGATAAAACTTCCAATAGCTTGCATGCTAAACTCATAAGCTTCTCACTGTATTGTTCTGTAACTGATTTCCATCCTTCTGGCTTGTTTGGCCACCTTGAATAGTCTCTTTGGTTAATTGGATATGAAAAATATATCATTATCTCTCTCCAATCTTTCACTGCTTCTCCCtgtaaaataatttcaaattagCATAACACTCTTGGTtcatttcatatatattttattaaaacttcAAAAGAGTATAAAATTTGTTTGTTACGTACTTGGAGATGACTAGAGACGTTGAAGCCACCCCTTTTACCACCGGACATGTCAAACTGAAGCTTCTCTTCCGGTGACAGATCGAAGAACATTTTAGAAAAACGGGTCATCTCAGAAATGAGGTTTGAATCAACGCCATGATCGATAACCTGGAAGATACCCCAATTCTCACAAGCTTCAACAATCTTGTTGCATATCTCTGTTCTTTTGCCATCGACATCATCGATTCCGGCTagagaaatgattggaatgtcaTTGCTGAAGTCATTgtaagacacttttggacgctcGCTTTCATCACGAACGAAACTGGACTCGAGGGTTTTTTTGTGAGCAAGATGATTGAGAGTTCTCGCTGGTGCCATTGTTTGTATGCAAACTTGGAAACGTTTCTGTGTTTTGCTATGTGCGTGTTTGAAAGATTGTAAAGAAAATGGTTTTTGTGACTGAAGGAATGTATTGCACCTTATTTATAGGATTAGTGATggctttttttattaattgattattttatttttattcttttcactgtTTTCTATTTTTGCAACAAAAATAATGATGCTACAATATTGGTCATCATCCAGTAATCCGTGCTATATGAAAGGATGATGTCATTTCTGCCTCCAACTACAATAGTGTCCTTATATAATATTATTCCAAATTATAagttacttttcaaaaaaaaaaatatcctaaagtataagtcattttaaattttcaatataacttttatgactttttttttaatatatcctTTATTTATTAACCTTTTCTCGTTTTTCGTTTAATTCTATTGATTTTTTTCTATGTAATTAGTAAAAGataatattataaaatcaaatataattgatcttttttatataaaattaacatGTTTCTTAATTTATATgaaatttctaaaatattttataatttgggAGAacattaatatgtttttttaatttgtgtgaaaTTAATATTCAAAAATATCTTATAATTTAGTACAGAAGTATGGTGGCGGAAACGACGGAAAGAATAGACGTGAGAGAAAGTGGAGGGAGTTCCAAGAAAATAGGAGAACTCAAAGCAGAGGAAGTAGATTCTAGCGATAAAAATATTAATGGTGACGTTGATGGGGTTGAAAAGAAGTTAGGGTCAACATTTGGAGGTACGACGAGCATGAGAAAAGGTATGGCTGAAAAAGTGGGTTGTAGGCAAATAGAAGGGGAACGGGATACGGTGTCATCTGACCCAATAGAGGAGGTCCAATTGGGCCCAAGAGGCCCATTATGCAAccacaaagaaagaaaaaaaaatcgttGGGCGAAATTTACGATTCAATGAGAATACCTTATGCTCCCTCTTATTTTACGGCGTTGCTATAGTCCCAAATAAACCCTAATCCAATTCTTAAGAAATCAAGCAGGCAAAATCTTAATCAAAAGAGTTGTAGTGATATAAGATTGGAAGAAAGGCTGAGACATTCTGAAATCCCTTCGAATTCGGGAGATTCAGGGTCTGTTTGAAAGGCTTTTTAAAAactctattttagtttttgaaaatttaaaaactaaaaacttgtttgaatataatattttccaaatgtgtttttaaaaactcttcacaatttttcagtttttaaaaacaaaaaactgaaatggctaaattgtgttttaatttttacttttcagtttttaaaaactaaaaacaaaaactatttcaaAGAGCGTCAATCTCGGATTCAGGAATTCAGAGAGGAAATGGAAGATTATGGAAAGCGTTTGAAGGAGTACCGAGGAAAGTATGGAACACAATCAAAGAACTGGGAGTGGAGGGGGATGAGGAGGATGAAGTCTTTGAGGGTGTCATTCGTGAGCTGTaaaaaaaagatagaaagaaataTGAAGGGCCGAAGGAGTATACAACAAGGTTACCATGATAATTGGAACCTTTAATGTTCGTGGGTGCAACAATTTGATGAAACAGAAGCGAATCTGTCAAATTATGGGGAAAAGAAAACCAGATGTTATGTTTATACAGGAAACTAACATTGGGAAGATGTCGGGTAATATTGTAAACAAAATTTGGGGTGGGGAGGATTGTTTGTGGTCTGCAAAGGAGGCAGGTGGTAGAGCTGGAGGAATACTAACAATATGGAGAAAGGATTCTTTTACCCCGATTTTCAGCTTCCAAGGTAACGGTTTCCTGGGAATCAAAGGCACTGCTAAAGGTATGATAATCTACTTCATTAATGTCTATTCCCCGTGTAACTTAGCCGACAAAAGGGAATTATGGGAAGAGTTATTAGGGTGGAAGAATAAACTAGAAGTAGGGGAATGGGTGGTTGGGGGAGATTTCAACTCAATAAAGAATAGAGAGAAAAGGAGAGGAGTGGAGAATTTCTGCAGAGTACATGAGATGGAGGAGTTTAAAGACTTCATTGAAAATTTAGAAGTAATAGATGTTCAAGTGGTGGGTAACATATTCACCTGGATTAAACCTAATGGGAGGGCAAGTAGCAGATTGGATAGAATAATGTTATCGGAAGGACTCATAAGCTGTTGGGATATTGTTGCGCAAGAGGTGGGAAAGAGAGACATCTCTGATCACAAACCGGTATGGACAAAATCGAGTAGGATGGATTGGGGCCCTAAGGTATTCAAAGTCTTGAGATGTTGGTATGAACATAAGGATTTTATTCCTTTTGTGCAAAACGAATGGAGCTCTCTTGATGTTAGGGGAAGCAAGGCATTTGTACTTAAGGAAAAAATGAAGAAACTAAGAGAAAGAATGAGGTGGTGGAATACAAACGTGTTTGGCAAGATTGATTTAAAGATTGAAGAGGATGTTGAAGCCCTGAATGCCACAGAAGATAGAATGACTCAAATGAATGTGACATTGACGGAAGAAGAGATAAAAGAGAAGAGGCGCCTTCAGGAATCTTTTTGGAAAAATCTGCATACTAAAGAAAGCATCCTTAGGCAGAAATCAGGGCTAAAGTGGACAATAGATGGGGACAATAACTCCAGATTTTTCCATTCAACCATGAAGTCAAAGTCAAGAAGGAAAGCTATACTAGTGTTAAAAAATGCTTCAGGGCAGGAAGTGGAGTCTGCAACAGAAATTAAGTAGGCAGCTAAGGAGTTTTTTGCAGCCAGATTTCAGAAACCAAATACTCCGAGACCAAGACTGCAGAATACCGAGTTCAAAACTTTATCTATGGAGGAGAGAGGATTGCTGGAGGAGCCTTTTACAAATGAAGAAATAAGGGAAGCTGTATTTGAAGGAGATGGAGATAAGACCCCTGGACCAGATGGATTAAATCTGGATTTTCTGAAAAAATGCTGGGATTTCATGGGAGTGGAGATTGTTGACTTCATACAAGATTTCCATAGAGGAGGAAAACTACCAAAAGTTGTGACCTCTTTTTTTCTAGCTTTAGTGCCTAAGTGTGAAAATCCACAGAGTCTTGAAGAATATAGTCCCATATGTTTGATTAATAGTCTACTAAAGATTATATCAAAGGTCCTTGTAGCAAGGTTGAGAAAAGTAATTTGCAAACTGATATCATGTAACCAAACAGCCTTCATCCCAGGCAGACATATTCTAGATGGTGTATTAGTGACAAATGAAATATTAGATTTGGCCAAAAGGAATAAGAGAGATTGCATGGTATTTAAAGTAGACTTCTCTCAAGCTTATGACTGTATGGACTGGAACTATTTGACATTTGTACTCAGAAGAATGGGCTTTGGAACACGATGGATGAGGTGGATGGAATCAACTGTATTCACAAGCTCTATGTCTATACTGGTCAATGGCAGCCCAACATCAGAATTTCAAGTTTCTAGAGGACTTCGACAGGGCGACCCACTCTCTCCCTTTCTCTTCACAATAGTTGCAGAAGGACTGACTGGAATGATGAGGCAAGCAGTAAATGGAGGGCATTATAAGAGTTTCAAGATCTCAAACACAGTGGAATACAACCTTCTACAATTTGCTGATGATACAATTTTGTTTGGTGATGGCTCTTGGTCAAACCTATGGGCAATGAAAGCTTTACTAAGGGGATTTGAATTAAGCTCTGGCCTAAGTATAAACTTGAACAAAAGCAAGCCATATGAGTGTGTATTTCACAGCACTGCTTGAAGGCAAGTGCTAGCTTCCTGGGATGCAAGTTAGACAAAATCCCCTTTAAGTTTCTGGGATTTCAGGTTGGTGGGAACCAAAGAAGTGCAGCATTTTGGAAACCGGTAATCAAATCAATGGAAACAAAACTATCCACTTGGAAGGGAAGGATGTTATCAATTGGAGGGAGAGTAACACTAAATAATAGTGTATTATCTAATATGCCAAGCTATCAACTAGCTTTCTTTAAAGTACCAATCAGTATTCAAAAAAAGATGGAGGAAATTCAAAGGAACTTTTTGTGGAATGGCAATACGGAGAAAAAAGGAATAGCTTGGGTCAGCTGGTCAGCAATATGTCAAAGTAGAGAGAAAGGTGGACTGGGAGTCAAACATATAGGCATGTTTAATAAGGCAATGCTGTTTAA encodes:
- the LOC131608727 gene encoding naringenin,2-oxoglutarate 3-dioxygenase-like, which codes for MAPARTLNHLAHKKTLESSFVRDESERPKVSYNDFSNDIPIISLAGIDDVDGKRTEICNKIVEACENWGIFQVIDHGVDSNLISEMTRFSKMFFDLSPEEKLQFDMSGGKRGGFNVSSHLQGEAVKDWREIMIYFSYPINQRDYSRWPNKPEGWKSVTEQYSEKLMSLACKLLEVLSEAMGLEKEALTKACVDMDQKVVVNYYPKCPQPDLTLGLKRHTDPGTITLLLQDQVGGLQATRDDGKTWITVKPVEGAFVVNIGDHGHYLSNGRFKNADHQAVVNSNYSRLSVATFQNPAPDATVYPLKIREGEKSVMEEPITFAEMYRRKMSKDLEMARMKKMGKEEKEIRELQNAKLGAKSLNEIIA
- the LOC131644810 gene encoding uncharacterized protein LOC131644810 yields the protein MIIGTFNVRGCNNLMKQKRICQIMGKRKPDVMFIQETNIGKMSGNIVNKIWGGEDCLWSAKEAGGRAGGILTIWRKDSFTPIFSFQGNGFLGIKGTAKGMIIYFINVYSPCNLADKRELWEELLGWKNKLEVGEWVVGGDFNSIKNREKRRGVENFCRVHEMEEFKDFIENLEVIDVQVVGNIFTWIKPNGRASSRLDRIMLSEGLISCWDIVAQEVGKRDISDHKPVWTKSSRMDWGPKVFKVLRCWYEHKDFIPFVQNEWSSLDVRGSKAFVLKEKMKKLRERMRWWNTNVFGKIDLKIEEDVEALNATEDRMTQMNVTLTEEEIKEKRRLQESFWKNLHTKESILRQKSGLKWTIDGDNNSRFFHSTMKSKSRRKAILVLKNASGQEVESATEIK